In one Drosophila pseudoobscura strain MV-25-SWS-2005 chromosome X, UCI_Dpse_MV25, whole genome shotgun sequence genomic region, the following are encoded:
- the LOC4815450 gene encoding dynein intermediate chain 3, ciliary produces MYQNQFIFSRERRLFGRQCLFQDRNELMVSVHPSGRLRLKYILRDPAVHPTQLSDQMALSIMETENVSFDNHGMFHYEGGWPREVNINDEEQTVRHRKKVERDDSWGEQVADMIRAMMNVAEQNNAINIYQNFFADLNPELGQDFRLRFTARVVNVFHDLWVPPRQMTVIDWMPNNDNQFLAQFTNQYRMRQEAENMVPVDSWSGGDNAFYIWEMSNPLKPKIFYDSKEVVSRAKICPKDENNLAGGTWSGKVCLWNTLKSGLPLRICPLEAAHRENTKALCWVHSKSNTEFYTGSLDGSVKYWDTRDLMMPVHELLLEPVPQERQNRQDAHGVMVLEFEYTIPVRFIIGSDMGCVFVGNRKGMTPLETLLAYYQLFAGPVRTINRNPFFVKNFLVTGDWRARVWSEEAKDGPSTMYFRKKTQVVCGAWSTGRCSLFVTGDNKGVVDFWDLLLSQRVPIYSINFGSPIQDVVFRSEGALLAIALGNGDTKILVLDDAMKSATGKEKALIAAMFEREISRSKILEARVEEIKLKRRTQLLAEEERAKRAGDEIELDLELDPDNPDQFVQLIESDDQFRMAIADFQDMLLTVERKRSKRNMIMERTAFEQYYVEEAQMVEPSRESQDAANPEVSEPKKKADASKAK; encoded by the exons ATGTATCAGAACCAATTTATTTTTTCGCGGGAGCGACGCCTCTTCGGGCGCCAGTGTCTGTTCCAGGACCGCAATGAACTGATGGTCAGTGTCCATCCCAGTGGACGACTACGCCTGAAGTACATTTTACGCGATCCGGCAGTGCATCCCACGCAGCTCAGCGACCAGATGGCCCTCAGCATCATGGAGACGGAGAATGTGAGCTTCGATAATCATGGGATGTTCCATTACGAGGGCGGCTGGCCCAGAGAGGTGAACATCAACGACGAAGAGCAGACCGTGCGCCATCGCAAGAAGGTGGAGCGCGATGACAGCTGGGGCGAACAGGTCGCCGACATGATACGCGCCATGATGAATGTGGCCGAGCAAAACAACGCCATCAACATCTATCAGAACTTCTTTGCCGATCTGAACCCAGAGCTGGGGCAGGACTTCCGTCTGCGCTTTACAGCGCGCGTGGTGAATGTGTTCCACGACCTCTGGGTGCCACCGCGCCAAATGACCGTCATCGACTGGATGCCCAACAACGATAATCAGTTTTTGGCACAATTCACGAACCAGTATCGGATGCGCCAGGAGGCAGAGAATATGGTCCCAGTCGATTCGTGGAGTGGCGGCGACAATGCCTTCTACATCTGGGAGATGAGCAATCCGCTCAAGCCGAAGATTTTCTACGACAGCAAAGAAGTGGTCTCGCGTGCCAAGATCTGTCCCAAGGACGAGAACAACCTGGCTGGCGGCACCTGGTCGGGCAAGGTGTGCCTCTGGAACACCTTAAAGAGTGGCCTGCCATTGCGCATCTGTCCGCTGGAGGCGGCCCATCGCGAGAACACCAAGGCCCTTTGCTGGGTGCACTCCAAATCCAACACAGAGTTCTATACGGGCTCCCTGGACGGCTCCGTCAAATACTGGGACACACGCGACCTCATGATGCCGGTGCACGAACTGCTGCTGGAGCCGGTGCCGCAGGAGCGCCAGAATCGCCAGGACGCTCATGGGGTGATGGTGCTCGAGTTTGAGTACACCATTCCCGTGCGCTTCATTATTGGCAGCGACATGGGCTGTGTTTTTGTGGGTAACCGCAAGGGAATGACCCCCCTGGAGACGCTGCTGGCCTACTATCAACTGTTTGCCGGTCCCGTGCGCACCATCAATCGGAATCCGTTCTTTGTGAAGAACTTCCTGGTGACCGGCGACTGGCGGGCGCGCGTTTGGTCCGAGGAGGCCAAGGATGGCCCCAGCACAATGTATTTCCGGAAGAAGACCCAGGTCGTCTGCGGGGCCTGGAGCACGGGCCGATGCTCCCTCTTCGTCACCGGCGATAACAAGGGCGTGGTGGACTTCTGGGACCTACTGTTAAGTCAGCGTGTCCCCATCTACAGCATCAACTTTGGTTCACCGATCCAGGACGTGGTCTTTCGCTCGGAGGGTGCACTGCTGGCCATTGCCCTGGGCAATGGCGATACGAAGATCCTCGTGCTGGACGATGCCATGAAGTCGGCCACCGGGAAAGAGAAGGCCCTCATAGCTGCC ATGTTTGAGCGTGAGATCTCGCGTAGCAAAATCCTGGAGGCGCGCGTCGAGGAAATAAAGCTGAAGCGTCGCACCCAGCTGCTGGCCGAGGAGGAGCGCGCCAAACGCGCTGGCGATGAAATCGAACTAGATCTGGAACTGGATCCCGACAATCCCGATCAGTTTGTTCAGCTAATCGAGAGCGACGATCAGTTCCGCATGGCCATTGCCGACTTCCAGGACATGCTCCTCACTGTGGAGCGCAAGCGTTCGAAGCGTAACATGATCATGGAACGCACAGCCTTCGAGCAGTACTACGTGGAGGAGGCTCAGATGGTCGAACCCTCTAGAGAGTCACAAGATGCTGCTAACCCAGAGGTTTCGGAGCCGAAAAAGAAGGCAGACGCCTCAAAAGCCAAATAA
- the Upf2 gene encoding regulator of nonsense transcripts 2 produces MPANKSGATGAVRPVEIPETATTNSSHAAPSSAAAPEASPNGGDEAAKEAEEREELRLFIHELGEKIESKRLLRQQNANIELPGEEFFARLDSSLKKNTAFVKKLKMFTTTQLEPLLRELSALNLSKYISEICAALAEAKLKMNDVPSVVMLSSRLHATYVDFDTHFLEAWQKVLNIKAEKISNPSKLRVDLRLFAELISSGVIQMKPGLALLGMVLVQLIGQDKDGHNNFSIILSFCRHCGEEYAGLVPQKMQQLALKYGVEVPKSDFLAADKQANLRTMLKGYFKALCKHVLAEQTELMNMTKNIRRTMECKGEISSEKREKCEMMQASFDKLLASAQTLSELLAEPLPELAKESECCSPGTVIDNMLDSAACGVLDPWGDEETRAFYTDLPDLRQFLPDFSAPKVDLETMEEPSELTEEAIDANLDAEMDIDDPPSTNSDPPSENIAEDQPPPSTPPLLATTGSSANDLKPQKMCSALMELGRQQLQSQPQTTAQTQQQIRQQFDIFLVNLFNCVNKELIDSAAIEFLLNFNTKHQRKKLTRTIFSVQRTRLDILPYLSRFMAIVHMCNTDVAADLSELLRKEFKWHIRKKNQLNIESKLKIVRFIGEQVKFGLFKKFDALGCLKMLLRDFQHHQIEMACAFVEVTGVYLYNCRDSRLLMNVFLDQMLRLKMATAMDSRHAAQIESVYYLVKPPESSKRESAPRPVIHEYIRHLIFEELCKQNVERCIKMLRRINWLDPDTSGYAIKCLSKAFLLRFPLIRCLADLVSGLSSYQPRAVTIVIDNVFEDIRAGLEIHSPRMAQRRIAMAKYLGEMYNYKLVESTHILNTLYSIISLGVSTDQSVVSPLDPPDSLFRLKLACMLLDTCGPYFTSQATRKKLDYFLVFFQHYYWFKKSHPVFCRENASSADLFPILVDHTYRDCLSAVRPKLKLYTSLEQAKESIDQLQERLFPHLKSHASDPNLTSINENSELDEGPTDEDSGSSNDQRERQAAGLEPEQSNECTENETDVPLGPPPPPEWSKEDLDFEQQYERMTTDSYQERLKEPVKATAKDIPVPMMARLQKKSYEQISAGQISKVVSCPDLPPRSPAPDLPEGSGKAPPVNAGGAGNAAGPSAAAGGGAAAVPFVLMVRGNRGGKQQFKSFVCASDSHLAINLKVQEQKIREEKEKVKRLTLNITERIEEEDYQESLLPPQHRNFTQSYYQKPNRHKFKHQKGAPDADLIFH; encoded by the exons ATGCCCGCTAACAAGTCGGGCGCAACTGGAGCAGTGAGACCGGTAGAGATACCGGAAACCGCGACAACAAACTCATCCCATGCCGccccatcatcagcagcagccccagagGCGTCGCCGAACGGTGGCGATGAGGCTGCCAAAGAGGCAGAGGAGCGCGAGGAGCTGCGGCTGTTCATCCACGAGCTGGGTGAGAAAATCGAGAGCAAGCGGCTGCTGCGTCAGCAAAATGCCAACATTGAGCTGCCCGGCGAGGAGTTCTTTGCCCGCCTCGACTCCAGCCTGAAGAAGAACACTGCGTTTGTGAAAAAGCTGAAAATGTTCACCACCACGCAGCTGGAGCCGCTGCTCCGTGAACTGTCCGCCTTGAATCTGAGCAAGTATATTTCGGAGATCTGTGCCGCCCTGGCGGAGGCCAAGCTCAAGATGAACGATGTACCTTCGGTGGTGATGCTATCCTCACGCCTTCACGCAACCTATGTGGACTTCGATACGCACTTCCTGGAGGCTTGGCAGAAGGTGTTGAACATCAAGGCCgagaagatcagcaacccgaGCAAGCTGCGCGTCGATTTGCGCCTCTTTGCGGAGCTGATTAGCTCGGGTGTTATCCAAATGAAGCCCGGCCTGGCCCTGCTGGGCATGGTACTGGTCCAGCTAATCGGCCAGGACAAGGACGGTCATAACAACTTCTCCATTATACTCTCGTTTTGCCGTCACTGCGGCGAGGAATATGCTGGCCTGGTGCCGCAGAAAATGCAGCAGTTGGCTCTCAAGTACGGCGTCGAGGTGCCCAAATCCGATTTCCTGGCAGCGGACAAGCAGGCGAACCTGCGCACCATGCTCAAGGGCTACTTCAAGGCCCTGTGCAAGCATGTCCTGGCTGAGCAGACCGAACTGATGAACATGACCAAGAACATACGCCGCACGATGGAGTGCAAGGGCGAGATCTCCTCTGAGAAGCGCGAGAAGTGCGAAATGATGCAGGCGAGCTTCGACAAGCTGCTGGCCTCCGCCCAGACCCTGTCGGAGCTGTTGGCCGAGCCGCTGCCGGAGCTGGCGAAGGAGTCTGAGTGCTGCAGTCCGGGTACAGTGATTGACAACATGCTGGACAGTGCCGCCTGCGGGGTGCTCGATCCTTGGGGCGATGAGGAGACACGTGCCTTTTACACAGATCTGCCCGATCTGCGCCAGTTCCTACCCGACTTCTCTGCCCCCAAGGTGGACCTTGAGACCATGGAAGAGCCCAGCGAGCTCACCGAAGAGGCCATTGATGCCAATTTAGACGCCGAAATGGATATCGACGATCCGCCCTCCACAAATTCGGATCCACCGTCGGAGAACATAGCCGAAGACCAGCCACCGCCAAGCACTCCACCCCTGCTGGCAACCACGGGCTCCTCGGCTAACGATTTGAAGCCGCAGAAAATGTGCAGCGCTTTGATGGAGCTGGGACGCCAGCAGCTGCAAAGCCAACCGCAGACCACTGCCCAGACACAGCAACAGATACGCCAGCAATTCGATATATTCCTCGTGAATCTCTTCAATTGCGTCAACAAGGAACTAATCGACTCGGCCGCCATCGAATTTCTGCTCAACTTCAACACAAAACACCAGCGCAAGAAGCTGACCCGGACGATATTTTCGGTGCAGCGCACCCGCCTGGATATCCTGCCCTACCTGTCGCGCTTCATGGCCATCGTTCATATGTGCAACACAGACGTGGCCGCCGATCTGTCCGAGCTGTTGCGCAAGGAGTTCAAGTGGCATATACGCAAAAAGAATCAACTGAATATCGAGTCCAAGCTAAAGATAGTGCGCTTCATTGGGGAGCAAGTGAAGTTCGGGCTCTTCAAGAAGTTCGACGCCCTCGGATGCCTCAAGATGCTGCTGCGCGACTTTCAGCACCATCAGATCGAGATGGCCTGCGCATTTGTGGAGGTGACCGGTGTCTACCTGTACAATTGTCGCGACTCCCGTCTGCTCATGAACGTCTTCCTCGACCAAATGCTTCGCCTGAAGATGGCCACAGCCATGGACTCGCGTCATGCGGCCCAAATTGAGAGTGTCTACTATCTGGTGAAGCCCCCAGAGTCGTCCAAGCGCGAATCCGCACCACGTCCCGTCATTCACGAGTACATACGCCACCTGATCTTCGAGGAGCTGTGCAAGCAGAACGTCGAGCGGTGCATCAAAATGCTGCGGCGCATCAATTGGCTGGATCCGGACACCAGCGGCTACGCCATCAAGTGCCTTAGCAAAGCATTTCTTTTGCGCTTCCCACTCATTCGCTGCCTGGCCGATCTGGTGTCCGGCCTCAGCTCTTACCAGCCCCGGGCCGTCACCATTGTCATTGACAATGTGTTCGAGGACATACGCGCCGGCCTCGAGATCCATTCGCCGCGCATGGCCCAGCGTCGCATAGCCATGGCCAAGTATTTGGGCGAAATGTACAACTACAAGCTGGTGGAGTCCACACACATTCTGAATACCCTGTACTCGATTATCTCGCTGGGTGTGTCCACGGATCAGAGCGTGGTCTCGCCGCTGGATCCGCCGGACAGCCTGTTTCGCCTGAAGCTGGCGTGCATGCTTCTCGACACCTGCGGCCCCTACTTCACCAGCCAGGCCACGCGCAAGAA GCTGGACTATTTCCTGGTGTTTTTCCAGCACTATTACTGGTTCAAGAAGTCCCATCCCGTATTCTGCAGGGAGAATGCGAGCTCTGCGGATCTCTTTCCCATACTGGTTGATCACACATATCGCGACTGTCTGAGCGCTGTCCGTCCCAAGCTGAAGCTGTACACAAGCCTGGAGCAGGCCAAGGAGTCCATCGATCAGTTGCAGGAGAGACTCTTCCCCCATTTGAAGTCGCATGCCAGCGATCCCAATCTGACCAGCATCAATGAGAACAGTGAGCTAGACGAGGGC CCCACTGACGAGGATTCTGGCTCCTCGAACGATCAGCGGGAGCGTCAGGCTGCCGGCCTGGAGCCGGAGCAGAGCAACGAATGTACTGAAAACGAGACAGATGTGCCACTGggaccaccaccaccgccggaATGGTCCAAGGAGGACTTGGATTTCGAGCAGCAATACGAGAGAATGACTACCGATTCGTACCAGGAACGGCTCAAGGAGCCCGTCAAGGCTACTGCCAAGGACATACCCGTACCCATGATGGCGCGTCTGCAGAAGAAGTCGTACGAGCAGATCTCAGCTGGCCAGATCTCAAAGGTAGTCAGTTGTCCAGACCTGCCGCCTCGCTCGCCAGCACCCGATCTGCCCGAGGGCTCTGGCAAGGCACCGCCCGTAAATGCCGGAGGTGCAGGAAATGCAGCAGGACcttcagcggcagcaggaggaggagcagcagctgttccATTTGTGCTGATGGTGCGCGGCAACAGAGGCGGCAAGCAGCAGTTTAAATCGTTTGTCTGTGCCTCAGACTCCCACTTGGCCATCAATCTGAAGGTGCAGGAGCAGAAGATACgcgaggagaaggagaaggtcaagcgCCTCACACTGAACATCACCGAGCGCATAGAGGAGGAGGACTACCAGGAGTCGCTACTGCCTCCGCAGCATCGAAATTTCACTCAGAGCTACTACCAGAAGCCCAACAGACACAAGTTCAAACACCAAAAGGGCGCCCCCGATGCGGATCTCATATTTCACTGA
- the Ldsdh1 gene encoding epidermal retinol dehydrogenase 2 has protein sequence MSKVSQSASNANGSSTTNSSDIYNIVLLLVDIVVLIVKFWLAIVESIVGLFQTKPQESVNGKFVLITGTGHGMGKQMALQYAALGATVICWDVNEQTNNQTVKDIKQKGGKAFGYVCNVTKREELMELAQKVRKEHGFIHVVVNNAGIMPCHPLLEHTENEIRLMYDINVVSHFWMIQSFLPDMVERNEGSIVALSSCAGLFGLINLVPYCGTKFAVRGYMSALTEELRQKNPQNNVKLTTIYPYMIDTGLCKNPRYRFPSLFQLISPDVAAASIIQAQREGLEEAAIPRSYLTLEKVGRLVPRKAMRLVNDFIDTGVDTDKY, from the exons ATGTCCAAAGTGTCGCAAAG CGCCAGCAATGCTAACGGTAGCAGCACCACGAACAGCAGCGACATCTACAACATTGTGCTGCTATTGGTGGACATTGTGGTGCTGATTGTCAAGTTCTGGCTGGCGATAGTTGAGTCGATAGTGGGCCTCTTCCAGACAAAGCCGCAGGAGAGTGTGAACGGGAAGTTTGTGCTGATCACCGGCACTGGCCATGGCATGGGCAAGCAGATGGCCCTGCAGTACGCCGCCTTGGGGGCCACCGTCATCTGCTGGGACGTGAACGAGCAGACGAACAACCAGACGGTGAAGGATATCAAGCAGAAGGGCGGCAAGGCGTTCGGCTATGTGTGCAATGTGACCAAACGCGAGGAGCTGATGGAGCTGGCCCAGAAGGTGCGCAAGGAGCATGGCTTCATCCATGTGGTGGTTAACAATGCCGGCATCATGCCCTGCCATCCCCTTTTGGAGCACACCGAGAACGAGATTCGTCTCATGTACGACATCAATGTGGTCTCTCATTTCTGG ATGATTCAGTCCTTCCTGCCCGACATGGTGGAGCGCAACGAAGGCAGCATTGTGGCCCTCTCCTCCTGTGCCGGACTCTTTGGTCTCATCAATCTGGTGCCCTATTGCGGCACTAAGTTCGCTGTCCGTGGCTACATGTCCGCCCTCACCGAGGAGCTGCGCCAGAAGAATCCTCAGAACAAC GTGAAACTGACCACCATCTATCCGTACATGATCGATACGGGTTTGTGCAAGAATCCCCGCTACCGCTTCCCCAGCCTGTTCCAGTTGATTTCCCCCGACGTGGCGGCCGCTTCCATCATTCAGGCCCAGCGCGAGGGCCTGGAGGAGGCAGCCATTCCACGCAGCTACCTGACGCTGGAGAAGGTCGGACGTCTCGTTCCTCGCAAGGCAATGCGACTGGTAAACGACTTCATCGACACTGGCGTCGACACCGACAAGTActag